One part of the Chrysemys picta bellii isolate R12L10 chromosome 14, ASM1138683v2, whole genome shotgun sequence genome encodes these proteins:
- the LOC135975577 gene encoding uncharacterized protein LOC135975577 isoform X1 has translation MGDRSLCSRLHSPEQLLGPRSKCRKKIHEVDHSCDEDRSDFVCTKCKLVSILEEKVRGLEKRVSTLRCIRENEDFLDRRQEMLLRPQCSEDSEQAQQGQKDCEEVWQHVTSRRRKRSVHAPAMEIQVSNRFHVLSTGTNAESGLDDPSEGREQKETPPIGRQKMHCPRDGGSTTTTPKRRRRVVVNGDALLRGTESSICHPNRENQEVCCLPGARIHDVTERLPRLIKPSDRYPFLLLHVGTNDTAKNDLERITADYVALGRRIKEFEAQVVFSSILPVPGKGRGRDRRIVEVNEWLRRWCRREGFGFFDHGKVFQEEGVLGRDGLHLMKRGKSIFASRLANLVRRALN, from the exons AAGTGCAGGAAGAAGATACATGAAGTGGATCATTCCTGTGACGAG gacagaagcgactttgtctgtacaaagtgcaagctggtctccatattggaagagaaggttcgagggctggagaaacgagtgtcgactctgcgttgcataagggaaaatgaagatttcctggacagacgtcaggagatgcttctacggccacaatgttctgaagattcagagcaggcgcagcagggacagaaggattgtgaggaggtttggcagcatgtgacctccagaaggagaaagaggagcgtccatgcaccagcaatggagatacaggtgagcaatcgtttccatgttctctctacaggtactaatgcggagagtggactagatgacccatctgagggaagggagcagaaggagactccaccgattggaaggcaaaagatgcactgtcctagggatgggggttccacgaccaccactcccaagaggaggaggagggtggtggtgaacGGGGAcgccctcctcagggggactgagtcatctatctgccaccctaaccgggaaaaccaagaggtctgctgcttgccaggagctaggatacacgatgtgacggagagactgccgagactcatcaagccctcagatcgctaccccttcctgcttctccacgtgggcaccaatgatactgccaagaatgaccttgagcggatcactgcagactacgtggctctgggaagaaggataaaggagtttgaggcgcaagtggtgttctcgtccatcctccctgtgccaggaaaaggccggggtagagaccgtcgaatcgtggaagtcaacgaatggctacgcaggtggtgtcggagagaaggctttggattcttcgaccatgggaaggtgttccaagaagaaggagtgctaggcagagacgggctccacctaatgaagagagggaagagcatcttcgccagcaggctggctaacctagtgaggagggctttaaactag
- the LOC103307309 gene encoding P-selectin-like, with protein sequence MGSAGGLCSSPRAWGCGWNVTRLLCFAAIHWVLVTQVEVGAWTYHYGNKADYSWELARNFCRSFYTDLVAIQNQGEIAYLNSVLPHHKTYYWIGLRKINNVWTWVGTNKALTKEAENWANKEPNNKGRNLDCVEIYIKRDRDAGRWNDENCQKKKRALCYQASCQRSSCSQRGECVETIGNYTCDCYPGFSGPECEHAHDQRPMSSYIVPGAAAGTLLFLLVLGILLWRWRPCSKEPLQSRSEAEMNQMETSSPPADDVTYLNLNFHKSHAKAEENVNIYANVNRYHH encoded by the exons GGCAGCGCCGGAGGACTCTGCTCCAGTCCAAGGGCTTGGGGATGTGGCTGGAATGTCACCCGACTCCTGTGCTTTGCTGCCATTCACTGGG TGCTAGTGACTCAGGTGGAAGTGGGAGCCTGGACCTACCATTATGGTAACAAAGCTGATTACTCCTGGGAGCTGGCCAGAAACTTTTGCAGATCATTCTACACCGACCTCGTAGCAATCCAGAACCAGGGGGAAATTGCTTATCTCAACAGTGTCTTACCCCACCATAAAACATACTACTGGATTGGGTTACGAAAAATAAACAATGTCTGGACGTGGGTTGGCACCAACAAGGCCCTGACGAAGGAGGCTGAGAACTGGGCTAACAAGGAACCCAACAATAAAGGGAGGAACCTAGACTGTGTGGAGATTTACATAAAGAGGGATCGTGATGCTGGAAGATGGAAcgatgagaactgccaaaagaaaaagagggcGCTGTGTTACCAAG CGTCTTGCCAGCGTTCCTCCTGCAGCCAGCGTGGCGAATGCGTGGAGACCATCGGGAACTACACCTGTGATTGCTACCCTGGTTTCTCCGGGCCTGAGTGTGAACACG CACATGACCAAAGGCCAATGAGCTCTTACAttgtccctggggctgcagctgggacacTTCTCTTCTTGCTGGTGCTCGGTATCCTTTTGTGGAGATGGAGACCATGCTCCAAAG aaccaCTTCAAAGCAGGTCAGAGGCAGAGATGAATCAGATGGAGACG TCTTCTCCACCAGCTGATGACGTGACTTACCTTAACTTGAACTTCCACAAAAGCCATGCAAAAGCAGAGGAAAACGTTAATATATATGCAAATGTCAACCGTTATCATCACTAG